In Duganella zoogloeoides, a single genomic region encodes these proteins:
- a CDS encoding acetylxylan esterase, which produces MKPLTFTKPLAATLLAFSHLIVAAPALAGTPVKIGTVAVVPSDATLQVSLDRADWTYAVGQAATFRVKFNLAPYPAEGVTISYRLGPDMLEGAERTAIVPEQGLSLPATALAQPGFVRLLVKATVQGKVQEGRATAAFSPQNIVPVQTEPADFDQFWQAQKRALAAVAPQFTLTPAPALSNEQVEVSYLTFQNVAQPPGGRPTRIYGVLSVPRGAGPYPAVLQVPGAGVRGYKGTPEMAANGYVTLQIGIHGIPVNLPDELYEQLNFGALESYNRYNLDNRNAYYYRRVYLGALRALDYLAQHPKWDGKNLVAQGGSQGGQLAIMASALDARVTATVASYPAYSDVTGYLHGRAGGWPGLFRQDAQGRVQDQPVDAKVTTSAYYDTVNFARRLRAPVLYYAGFNDMVTPPTSTLAVFNVITAPRELVLDPQQVHLTTPEHRATIERWLAQQVGAKP; this is translated from the coding sequence ATGAAACCTCTGACCTTTACCAAGCCCCTCGCCGCCACGTTGCTGGCTTTCTCCCACCTGATTGTGGCCGCTCCGGCGTTGGCCGGTACTCCCGTCAAAATCGGCACGGTCGCCGTCGTCCCGTCCGACGCCACACTTCAAGTGAGTCTCGACCGTGCGGACTGGACCTACGCGGTCGGGCAGGCTGCGACGTTCCGCGTCAAATTCAATCTCGCGCCCTACCCGGCCGAAGGCGTGACCATTTCCTATCGCCTGGGGCCGGACATGCTGGAAGGCGCCGAGCGTACGGCGATCGTGCCGGAACAGGGTTTGAGCCTGCCTGCGACGGCGCTCGCGCAACCAGGTTTCGTGCGGCTGCTGGTCAAGGCCACCGTGCAGGGAAAAGTGCAGGAAGGCCGGGCCACGGCCGCGTTCAGTCCGCAGAACATCGTGCCGGTGCAAACGGAGCCGGCGGACTTCGACCAGTTCTGGCAGGCGCAAAAGCGCGCGCTGGCCGCCGTGGCGCCGCAGTTTACGCTGACGCCGGCGCCGGCGCTGTCGAACGAACAGGTGGAAGTGTCGTACCTGACCTTCCAGAACGTGGCGCAGCCGCCGGGCGGGCGCCCCACCCGTATCTATGGCGTGCTGTCGGTGCCGCGCGGCGCCGGGCCATATCCAGCCGTGCTGCAAGTGCCGGGCGCCGGGGTGCGCGGCTACAAGGGCACGCCGGAGATGGCGGCCAACGGTTACGTCACGCTGCAGATCGGCATCCACGGCATTCCCGTCAATCTGCCCGACGAGTTGTACGAGCAGCTCAACTTCGGCGCGCTGGAGAGCTACAACCGCTATAACCTCGACAACCGCAACGCCTATTACTATCGCCGCGTGTACCTGGGCGCCTTGCGCGCGCTCGACTACCTCGCTCAGCACCCGAAGTGGGACGGCAAGAACCTGGTGGCGCAAGGCGGCAGCCAGGGGGGGCAGCTGGCGATCATGGCCAGCGCGCTCGATGCGCGCGTGACCGCCACCGTCGCGTCGTACCCGGCCTACAGCGATGTCACCGGCTACCTGCACGGGCGCGCGGGCGGCTGGCCCGGCCTGTTCCGGCAAGATGCCCAGGGCCGCGTGCAAGACCAGCCGGTGGACGCCAAGGTAACCACCAGCGCCTACTACGACACCGTCAACTTCGCCCGCCGCCTGCGCGCGCCGGTGCTGTACTACGCCGGTTTCAACGACATGGTGACGCCGCCTACGTCCACGCTGGCGGTGTTCAACGTGATCACCGCGCCGCGCGAACTGGTGCTCGATCCGCAGCAGGTACACTTGACTACGCCGGAGCATCGAGCCACCATCGAGCGCTGGCTGGCGCAACAGGTTGGGGCAAAGCCGTAG
- a CDS encoding S-(hydroxymethyl)glutathione dehydrogenase/class III alcohol dehydrogenase, translating to MKTKAAVAWRAGAPLTIEEVDLQGPRAGEVLIELKATGICHTDYYTLSGADPEGIFPAILGHEGAGIVVDVGPGVTTLKKDDHVIPLYTPECRQCKFCLSRKTNLCQAIRSTQGRGLMPDATSRFSLDGKPLFHYMGTSTFSNYIVVPEIALAKIREDAPFDKVCYIGCGVTTGVGAVVFSAKVEAGANVVVFGLGGIGLNVIQAAKMVGADKIIGVDINPNRQEMARKFGMTHFINPKDTPNVVDHIVQLTDGGADYSFECVGNTQLMREALECTHKGWGQSFIIGVAAAGQEISTRPFQLVTGREWKGSAFGGARGRTDVPKIVDWYMDGKLNIDDLITHRLPLERINEGFDLMKSGESIRSVVLY from the coding sequence ATGAAAACCAAAGCAGCCGTAGCCTGGCGCGCAGGCGCGCCGCTCACCATCGAGGAAGTGGACCTGCAAGGCCCGCGCGCCGGCGAGGTGCTGATCGAACTCAAGGCCACCGGCATCTGCCATACCGACTACTACACGCTGTCCGGCGCCGATCCTGAAGGCATTTTCCCGGCGATTCTCGGCCATGAAGGCGCGGGCATCGTGGTCGATGTGGGCCCCGGCGTGACCACCCTGAAAAAAGACGACCACGTCATCCCGCTGTACACCCCGGAATGCCGCCAGTGCAAATTCTGCCTGTCGCGCAAGACCAACCTGTGCCAGGCCATCCGTTCCACGCAAGGCCGGGGCCTGATGCCAGACGCCACCAGCCGCTTCTCGCTCGACGGCAAGCCGCTGTTCCACTACATGGGCACCTCCACCTTTTCGAACTACATCGTGGTGCCGGAAATCGCGCTGGCGAAAATCCGCGAGGATGCGCCGTTCGACAAGGTTTGCTACATCGGATGCGGCGTAACCACCGGCGTGGGCGCCGTGGTGTTCTCGGCCAAGGTGGAAGCGGGCGCCAACGTGGTGGTGTTCGGCCTGGGCGGCATCGGCCTGAACGTGATCCAGGCGGCCAAGATGGTCGGCGCCGACAAGATCATCGGGGTCGATATCAACCCGAACCGCCAGGAGATGGCGCGCAAGTTCGGCATGACGCACTTCATCAACCCGAAAGACACGCCGAACGTGGTTGACCACATCGTGCAACTGACCGACGGCGGCGCCGACTACAGTTTCGAGTGCGTGGGCAACACGCAACTGATGCGCGAAGCGCTCGAGTGCACCCACAAGGGCTGGGGACAGTCGTTCATCATCGGCGTGGCGGCGGCCGGCCAGGAAATCTCGACCCGGCCGTTCCAGCTGGTGACGGGCCGCGAGTGGAAAGGTTCCGCGTTCGGCGGCGCCCGTGGCCGTACCGACGTGCCGAAGATCGTCGACTGGTACATGGACGGCAAGCTCAATATCGACGACCTGATCACGCACCGCCTGCCGCTCGAGCGTATCAACGAGGGCTTCGATTTGATGAAGTCCGGCGAGTCGATCCGCTCGGTCGTGCTGTATTAA
- a CDS encoding GlxA family transcriptional regulator: MTVTPAAITIDIVVYPGFKAMEAVGPMSVFEYANLHLQRRGHPPGYDVRIASCQAGPVRSDTLMSLDATKALDPLALPDNAIIVGARHIREALVDSAAIIAWVAAVAPRIKALTALCSGAFFLAAAGVLDGRRATTHWSVAERLQAEYPAIEVDADAIFLRSGNVWTSAGVTAGIDLALALVEEDYGRDLALEVATEMVVYLKRPGGQSQFSAHLLSERTTRPTIRELQNWILEHLDEKLTVAQLAQRAMMSERHFARVFQQEVGLSTQEFIELCRFERATQLLADLALPLKTVAARACFTDEAHMRRVFMKKLGITPRTYRERFATTGVDG, from the coding sequence ATGACAGTCACACCCGCAGCAATCACCATCGACATCGTGGTCTACCCCGGCTTCAAGGCCATGGAAGCCGTCGGCCCCATGTCCGTTTTCGAGTACGCCAACCTGCATTTGCAGCGGCGCGGCCACCCGCCCGGCTACGACGTGCGCATCGCCTCGTGCCAGGCCGGCCCGGTACGTTCCGACACCCTGATGTCGCTCGACGCCACCAAGGCCCTTGATCCGCTGGCATTGCCCGACAACGCCATCATCGTCGGCGCGCGCCACATCCGGGAAGCGCTGGTGGACAGCGCCGCCATCATCGCATGGGTGGCCGCCGTGGCGCCGCGCATCAAGGCGTTGACGGCGCTGTGCTCGGGCGCCTTTTTCCTGGCCGCCGCCGGCGTCCTCGATGGCAGGCGCGCCACCACCCACTGGAGCGTGGCCGAGCGGCTGCAAGCCGAGTACCCGGCCATCGAAGTCGATGCCGACGCGATCTTTCTGCGCTCCGGCAATGTATGGACGTCAGCGGGCGTCACCGCCGGCATCGACCTGGCGCTGGCGCTGGTGGAGGAGGACTACGGCCGCGACCTGGCGCTGGAAGTGGCCACCGAGATGGTCGTGTATCTGAAACGCCCGGGCGGACAATCGCAGTTCAGCGCCCACCTGCTCAGCGAGCGCACCACCCGTCCCACCATCCGCGAGCTGCAGAACTGGATCCTCGAGCACTTGGACGAAAAGCTCACCGTGGCGCAACTGGCGCAGCGCGCGATGATGAGCGAGCGCCATTTCGCCCGCGTGTTTCAGCAGGAGGTGGGCCTGAGCACGCAGGAGTTCATCGAGCTGTGCCGGTTCGAGCGCGCCACCCAGCTGCTGGCCGACCTGGCGCTGCCGCTCAAGACGGTGGCGGCGCGCGCCTGCTTCACGGACGAAGCCCATATGCGGCGCGTGTTCATGAAAAAGCTCGGCATCACGCCGCGCACGTACCGCGAGCGCTTCGCCACCACCGGGGTCGATGGCTGA
- a CDS encoding TadE family protein, giving the protein MRRAGGLVTAEFSLVLVVFLTVACGVLEVGRAMYLYNALYMVTQRAALAAASADFSNPQAMAAVRQRAVLRTMPGNLIMGAPVSDAHVRIDYMSLSGAGTEVMQPIAAGNMPACPVNNRIACMKDPNSAACIRLVRVRICDPAVTDKCDLTAYRAMFPLVKLPLELPMSTTIAAVETLGAAPGDEPCP; this is encoded by the coding sequence ATGCGCAGGGCGGGCGGCCTGGTGACGGCGGAATTTTCGCTGGTGCTGGTGGTATTCCTGACCGTCGCCTGCGGGGTGCTGGAAGTGGGACGCGCCATGTACCTGTACAACGCCTTGTACATGGTGACGCAGCGCGCGGCGCTTGCCGCTGCCAGCGCCGACTTTTCCAACCCGCAAGCGATGGCGGCGGTGCGCCAGCGCGCGGTGCTGCGCACGATGCCCGGCAACCTGATCATGGGCGCGCCGGTCAGCGATGCCCATGTGCGTATCGACTACATGTCGTTGTCCGGCGCCGGCACCGAAGTGATGCAGCCCATCGCCGCCGGCAACATGCCAGCGTGCCCGGTGAACAACCGCATCGCCTGCATGAAGGATCCCAACAGCGCCGCGTGCATCCGGCTGGTGCGGGTACGGATCTGCGATCCGGCCGTCACTGACAAATGCGACCTGACCGCCTATCGCGCCATGTTCCCGCTGGTGAAGCTGCCTCTGGAACTGCCGATGTCCACGACGATCGCCGCTGTGGAGACCCTGGGCGCCGCGCCTGGCGACGAACCTTGTCCGTAG
- a CDS encoding MFS family transporter produces MTATTQPHYSAEEKRKRVFAIISASSGNLVEWFDFYVYSFASIYFASQFFPSGNPTTEFLKSAAVFAVGFLMRPIGGWLFGRIADRVGRKKSMMISVMMMCGGSLAIAVLPTYATIGVAAPILLLIVRMFQGLSVGGEYGTTATYMSEVALRGQRGFFSSFQYVTLIGGQLLAVLTVVILEVFLTEAELKAWGWRIPFVIGAIAAVVSLLLRRTLHETSKAADMNNKEAGTLAYIFKHHRAAFITVIGYTAGGSLIFYTFTTYMQKYLVNSAGMPAKTASIVMTGALFLYMCMQPLFGMLADRIGRRNSMMLFGALGAIATFPILAMLRGNDSPVLAFLLITLALAIVSLYTSIGGLVKAEMFPPEVRALGVGFSYAIANAIFGGSAEFVGLTFKNLGHENWFFVYVTVMMVIAFLFSTRLPKTPSYLHTDH; encoded by the coding sequence ATGACCGCCACAACACAACCCCATTACAGCGCCGAGGAAAAACGCAAACGCGTGTTTGCCATCATCAGCGCTTCCTCCGGCAACCTGGTCGAATGGTTCGACTTTTACGTTTATTCGTTTGCCTCGATCTACTTCGCCAGCCAGTTTTTCCCCAGCGGTAACCCCACCACCGAATTCCTGAAGTCCGCCGCCGTGTTCGCGGTCGGCTTCCTGATGCGTCCGATCGGGGGCTGGCTGTTCGGCCGTATTGCCGACCGCGTGGGCCGCAAGAAATCGATGATGATCTCGGTGATGATGATGTGCGGCGGCTCGCTGGCGATTGCCGTATTGCCGACCTACGCCACCATTGGCGTGGCGGCGCCGATCCTGCTGCTGATAGTGCGCATGTTCCAGGGCCTGTCGGTGGGCGGCGAGTACGGCACCACCGCCACCTATATGAGCGAAGTGGCGCTGCGCGGCCAGCGCGGCTTCTTCTCGTCGTTCCAGTACGTGACCCTGATCGGCGGCCAGTTGCTGGCCGTGTTGACGGTGGTGATCCTGGAAGTATTCCTGACCGAAGCCGAGCTGAAGGCCTGGGGCTGGCGCATTCCGTTCGTGATCGGCGCGATTGCCGCCGTGGTGTCGCTGCTGCTGCGCCGCACCCTGCACGAGACCAGCAAGGCCGCCGACATGAACAACAAGGAAGCCGGCACCCTGGCCTACATCTTCAAGCACCACCGCGCAGCTTTCATTACCGTGATCGGCTACACGGCCGGCGGCTCGCTGATCTTCTACACCTTCACCACCTATATGCAGAAATACCTGGTCAACAGCGCCGGCATGCCGGCCAAGACCGCCAGTATCGTGATGACCGGCGCGCTGTTCCTGTACATGTGCATGCAGCCGCTGTTCGGCATGCTTGCCGACCGCATCGGCCGCCGCAACTCGATGATGTTGTTCGGCGCCCTGGGCGCCATCGCCACCTTCCCGATCCTGGCCATGCTGCGCGGTAACGACAGCCCGGTGCTGGCATTCCTGCTGATCACGCTGGCCCTGGCCATCGTCAGCCTGTACACGTCGATCGGCGGCCTGGTAAAAGCGGAAATGTTCCCGCCAGAAGTGCGCGCGCTGGGCGTGGGCTTCTCGTACGCGATCGCCAACGCCATCTTCGGCGGCTCGGCCGAATTCGTGGGCCTGACCTTCAAGAACCTGGGCCACGAAAACTGGTTCTTCGTCTATGTGACGGTGATGATGGTGATCGCCTTCCTGTTCAGCACCCGCCTGCCGAAGACGCCGTCGTACCTGCATACCGATCACTGA
- a CDS encoding MipA/OmpV family protein: MKVRLWTVVVVAALAAPAVAQRVEPVPVPAPAPDLPLWEVGLFGGAASTPAYPGADDRSQRALVLPMVIYRGKVLRADRSGIGARLLNTDRVELDVGFALSLPAKSDDVGARAGMPDLNSLLEFGPRLKVRLAETGMSRLRLELPLRVPLELGNGFKRQGLVFEPRLVAETGDRSGLWQADANLGMVFGNARLNQYFYDVAPQYATAERPAYQADAGLMMTRLGVSLSRRVSPDWRLFGFTRYDNLSHAANRDSPLLRKNSGWSAGIGFTWTIHRSAARAWE, from the coding sequence ATGAAGGTACGTTTGTGGACCGTGGTGGTGGTGGCTGCGTTGGCAGCCCCGGCCGTCGCCCAGCGGGTGGAACCAGTCCCGGTTCCGGCTCCAGCGCCGGACTTGCCGCTGTGGGAAGTCGGCTTGTTTGGCGGCGCCGCCAGCACGCCGGCCTATCCGGGCGCCGATGACCGTTCGCAGCGGGCACTGGTGTTGCCGATGGTGATTTATCGCGGCAAGGTGCTGCGCGCCGACCGTTCCGGCATCGGTGCGCGCTTGCTCAACACCGACCGGGTGGAACTCGACGTCGGCTTCGCCTTGTCGCTGCCGGCCAAGTCCGACGACGTGGGAGCGCGCGCCGGCATGCCCGACCTCAATTCGTTACTGGAATTCGGCCCGCGCCTGAAAGTGCGCCTGGCCGAGACCGGGATGTCGCGCCTGCGGCTGGAGCTGCCGTTGCGGGTGCCGCTGGAACTGGGCAATGGCTTCAAACGCCAGGGCCTGGTGTTCGAGCCGCGCCTGGTGGCGGAGACCGGCGACCGCAGCGGCCTGTGGCAAGCCGACGCCAACCTCGGCATGGTCTTCGGTAACGCCCGCTTGAACCAGTATTTTTACGACGTGGCGCCGCAATACGCCACCGCCGAGCGACCCGCCTACCAGGCGGACGCCGGCCTGATGATGACCCGGCTGGGCGTGAGCCTGTCGCGCCGCGTGTCACCCGACTGGCGCCTGTTCGGCTTTACCCGCTACGACAACCTGAGCCACGCGGCCAACCGCGACAGCCCCTTGCTGCGCAAGAACAGCGGCTGGTCGGCCGGTATCGGCTTTACGTGGACCATCCACAGGTCGGCGGCGCGGGCGTGGGAGTAA
- the lldD gene encoding FMN-dependent L-lactate dehydrogenase LldD — MIVSSATDFRAVARRKLPPFLFHYLDGGAGAEQTLRANVDDLQQINLRQRILQGSEDLDLTTEWFGNTYGMPIALAPVGLTGMYARRGEVQAARAASARGIPFIQSTVSVCPLAEVAKAIDKPLWFQLYVLKDRAFMRDVLQRAKALGATTLVFTVDMPVPGARYRDAHSGMSGPNAALRRMLQAVTHPGWAWDVGLHGRPHDLGNISTYRGQVTGLADYIGWLGNNFDPAIGWSDLQWIRDEWEGPMVIKGILEADDARAALSFGADGIVVSNHGGRQLDGALSTARALPAIAEAVKGKMTIFADGGARTGTDIFRLLALGADGVLLGRAFVYALAAQGQAGVDKLLAILEKDIRTTMVLTGVKSVREIGPHLLA, encoded by the coding sequence ATGATCGTTTCATCCGCAACCGATTTCCGCGCCGTCGCGCGACGCAAGCTTCCTCCGTTCCTGTTCCACTATCTCGACGGCGGCGCCGGCGCCGAGCAGACCTTGCGCGCCAACGTCGATGACCTGCAACAGATCAACCTGCGCCAGCGCATCCTGCAAGGGTCGGAAGACCTGGACCTGACCACCGAGTGGTTCGGCAACACCTACGGCATGCCGATTGCGCTGGCGCCGGTGGGCCTGACCGGCATGTACGCGCGCCGGGGTGAGGTGCAGGCTGCGCGCGCGGCCAGTGCGCGCGGCATTCCATTCATCCAGTCCACGGTGTCGGTGTGTCCGCTGGCCGAGGTAGCCAAGGCGATCGACAAGCCGCTGTGGTTCCAGCTGTATGTGCTCAAGGACCGCGCCTTCATGCGCGACGTCTTGCAGCGCGCCAAGGCGCTGGGCGCCACCACGCTGGTATTCACCGTTGATATGCCGGTGCCTGGCGCACGCTACCGCGATGCCCACAGCGGCATGAGCGGCCCCAACGCTGCGCTGCGGCGCATGCTGCAGGCGGTCACGCACCCGGGCTGGGCCTGGGACGTGGGCCTGCACGGTCGCCCGCACGACCTCGGCAATATTTCGACCTATCGCGGCCAGGTGACCGGGCTGGCCGACTACATCGGCTGGCTGGGCAATAATTTCGACCCGGCCATCGGCTGGAGCGACCTGCAGTGGATCCGCGACGAGTGGGAAGGGCCGATGGTGATCAAGGGCATCCTGGAAGCGGACGATGCGCGCGCCGCGCTGTCGTTCGGTGCGGACGGCATCGTTGTCTCGAACCATGGCGGCCGCCAGCTCGACGGCGCGCTGTCCACCGCGCGCGCGCTGCCGGCAATTGCCGAGGCAGTCAAAGGCAAGATGACCATCTTTGCCGACGGCGGCGCCCGTACCGGCACCGACATCTTCCGCCTGCTGGCGCTGGGCGCGGACGGTGTACTGCTGGGCCGGGCGTTCGTGTATGCGCTCGCGGCGCAGGGCCAGGCTGGCGTGGACAAGCTGCTGGCCATCCTGGAAAAAGATATCCGGACCACCATGGTGCTCACGGGCGTAAAATCGGTGCGCGAGATTGGCCCGCACTTGTTGGCCTGA
- a CDS encoding ATP-binding protein, which yields MLDSFPVRALRAALDQGDLDLHGWRARLLDGLCSAAFWLGLLVMLPSLWGGARQGHWMLVVADIVAVTGMAVLNFRRGLSYRWRAGALLAIAYLIAVAVLFSIGPLSQIYLMAVPVLCTVLIGSRAAFCALLWCSATLLVAGVAGGIETGVAVLVISPLAHWILLTINFLLVAAVLTISCTYLLHGLDGALARQRAHILALQQRETALQASQVRQAESLAAQRAAEVSNQLKSDFLAMISHEIRTPLGGVIGMLRSALKDAGLPSDTVGKLRVGLSNAEVLLQIINDILDFSRLEAGKMPLETLDFDLPALLHDVVDLLADRAEAKGISLIADLDPGLPAWWRGDPTRVRQIVVNLVGNGIKFTDHGEVRLGAAADSDGIVLSVRDSGIGIAADALDRLFQKFAQADAGTARKYGGTGLGLAICKNIAAAMGGRIEAGSEPGVGSVFRVYLPLAPGTPAPQSAVAPREPHGARLAVLCAEDGSTNQIILRELLGEMGHAITIAEDGVAALEQLAARDYDLVIMDGRMPRMDGIAALRRLRAGMDGVRDPQVPVIALTANATVEERRSFLAAGANGFLAKPVDEADLHAEIARQLMALQALGKPLAGAQTATDPRRQLDTMFGVADLAPADDTLQRALRAAFQTEGPRLLQIIGQGLAQGDTAAVALAAHSLRGAAAFLGAAALSQRCHRIEQLADAGATEAIGQHLAALRQELGQALADIAVTGHAPR from the coding sequence TTGTTAGACAGCTTTCCGGTACGCGCCCTGCGCGCCGCCCTCGACCAGGGCGACCTGGACCTGCACGGCTGGCGCGCCCGGCTGCTGGACGGCCTGTGCAGCGCTGCTTTCTGGCTAGGTTTGCTGGTGATGCTGCCCAGCCTGTGGGGCGGCGCCAGGCAGGGCCACTGGATGCTGGTCGTGGCCGACATCGTTGCCGTCACCGGCATGGCCGTGCTCAATTTCCGGCGCGGGCTGTCCTACCGCTGGCGCGCCGGCGCGCTGCTGGCGATCGCCTACCTGATTGCGGTGGCAGTGCTGTTTTCCATCGGCCCGCTGTCGCAGATTTACCTGATGGCAGTGCCGGTGCTGTGCACGGTGCTGATCGGCAGCCGGGCAGCCTTCTGCGCCTTGCTGTGGTGCAGCGCCACCTTGCTCGTGGCGGGCGTGGCCGGCGGCATCGAAACCGGCGTGGCCGTCCTGGTGATCAGCCCGCTGGCGCACTGGATCCTGCTCACAATTAATTTCTTGCTGGTCGCCGCCGTGCTGACCATTTCCTGCACCTACCTGTTGCACGGGCTCGACGGCGCATTGGCGCGCCAGCGTGCCCACATCCTCGCCCTGCAGCAGCGCGAAACCGCCCTGCAGGCCTCGCAAGTGCGCCAGGCCGAGTCGCTGGCTGCGCAGCGGGCGGCCGAAGTCTCGAACCAGCTTAAAAGCGATTTCCTGGCCATGATCAGCCACGAGATCCGCACCCCGCTGGGCGGGGTGATCGGCATGCTGCGCTCGGCGCTGAAGGACGCGGGACTGCCGTCTGACACCGTCGGAAAGCTGCGCGTCGGCCTCAGCAACGCCGAAGTACTGCTGCAAATCATCAATGACATCCTTGATTTCTCGCGCCTGGAAGCGGGCAAGATGCCGCTTGAAACGCTCGACTTCGACCTGCCGGCCCTGCTGCACGACGTGGTGGACCTGCTGGCCGACCGTGCCGAGGCCAAGGGCATTTCGCTGATTGCCGATCTCGACCCTGGCTTGCCCGCCTGGTGGCGCGGCGACCCGACGCGGGTGCGCCAGATCGTGGTCAACCTGGTGGGCAACGGCATCAAGTTCACCGACCATGGCGAAGTGCGCCTGGGCGCCGCCGCCGACAGCGACGGGATAGTGCTCAGCGTGCGCGACAGCGGCATCGGCATTGCCGCCGACGCTCTCGACCGCCTGTTCCAGAAGTTCGCGCAAGCGGACGCCGGCACTGCCCGCAAGTACGGCGGCACCGGCCTGGGCCTGGCGATCTGCAAGAATATCGCCGCCGCCATGGGCGGCCGCATCGAAGCCGGCAGCGAGCCCGGCGTGGGCAGCGTGTTCCGCGTCTATCTGCCGCTGGCGCCCGGCACACCGGCGCCACAATCGGCCGTCGCGCCACGCGAGCCGCATGGCGCCCGCCTGGCGGTACTGTGCGCCGAAGACGGCAGCACCAACCAGATCATCCTGCGCGAATTGCTGGGCGAAATGGGCCATGCCATCACCATCGCCGAAGACGGCGTGGCAGCGCTGGAGCAACTGGCCGCGCGCGATTACGACCTGGTGATCATGGACGGGCGCATGCCGCGCATGGACGGCATTGCCGCGCTGCGGCGCCTGCGCGCCGGCATGGACGGCGTGCGCGACCCGCAAGTACCGGTGATCGCGCTGACAGCCAACGCCACGGTGGAAGAACGCCGGAGCTTCCTGGCGGCGGGCGCCAACGGCTTTCTGGCCAAGCCGGTGGACGAGGCCGACCTGCACGCCGAAATCGCGCGCCAGTTGATGGCGTTACAGGCCCTCGGCAAGCCCCTGGCCGGCGCACAAACCGCAACCGACCCGCGCCGTCAACTGGACACGATGTTCGGCGTGGCCGACCTGGCGCCGGCCGACGACACCTTGCAGCGCGCCTTGCGCGCCGCGTTCCAGACCGAAGGCCCGCGCCTGTTGCAGATCATCGGGCAGGGCCTGGCACAAGGCGATACGGCCGCAGTGGCGCTGGCCGCCCACAGCCTGCGCGGTGCGGCCGCCTTCCTGGGCGCCGCCGCGCTATCGCAACGTTGCCACCGGATCGAACAACTCGCCGATGCAGGTGCAACGGAGGCCATAGGTCAGCACCTGGCGGCGCTGCGGCAGGAGCTTGGGCAAGCGCTGGCGGACATAGCCGTTACCGGCCACGCGCCACGGTGA
- a CDS encoding DUF4019 domain-containing protein: MRHLAPLFIVASALLCAPVHADNTGAVSKAKNAAEQWLASADAGQYDKNWEESASAFKKAVTKAQWENSLKSVRGPLGPLKSRTLAAADYTQSLPGAPKGEYVVIRYTSEYANKAGVVETVTPMLDADGTWRVSGYFVKR; the protein is encoded by the coding sequence ATGCGCCACCTGGCCCCGCTGTTCATCGTCGCTTCTGCCCTGCTCTGCGCGCCAGTGCACGCCGACAATACCGGCGCGGTATCCAAAGCGAAAAACGCGGCGGAGCAATGGCTGGCTTCAGCCGATGCCGGCCAGTACGACAAGAACTGGGAGGAAAGTGCCAGCGCCTTCAAGAAGGCTGTCACCAAGGCGCAGTGGGAAAACAGTCTGAAGTCGGTACGCGGCCCGCTCGGCCCGCTGAAAAGCCGCACCCTCGCCGCCGCCGACTACACCCAGAGCCTGCCCGGCGCCCCCAAGGGTGAATACGTGGTGATCCGGTACACCAGCGAGTACGCCAACAAGGCCGGCGTGGTCGAGACCGTCACGCCGATGCTGGACGCTGACGGCACCTGGCGTGTATCGGGCTATTTCGTCAAGCGGTAA